From Deltaproteobacteria bacterium, a single genomic window includes:
- a CDS encoding sigma-54-dependent Fis family transcriptional regulator, which yields MAISKDLPRIVVVDDERVILESWKEILGDQYEVVLFSDAVAARTYFEDNEIDVALLDIRMPGIDGLTLLNDLRRLQPDTEVIVITGHGTIQTAVLAIQSGAYDFLCKPIEDLDIAVRRVDGAVERRRMRLLNNTLRKRLDALSPSTTMIGGSRALHRVRDLINQIADSTAPVLICGESGTGKELAARALHSQSNRSNAPFVAVNCGAMTETLIDSELFGHERGAFTGAIASHRGLFEAANTGVLFLDEIGDIPMQTQVRLLRVLQENEVRPVGAVKSRSVNVRVIAATNIDLERAIHEGRFREDLFYRISTFRMELPPLRERREDIPLIAQFLLDKIAQKSNLDVHGFTDEALAALVKYSWQGNVRELNNAIEHAATLCNSDRIDVADLPSFVSAGGSHTKRRATIVADSPTIGSVSSAPYSTARARLLEDFEQRYLADLLATTDGNLSEAARRSGIDRSNLRRMLKRYHISAHGFKNDIEG from the coding sequence ATGGCTATATCTAAAGATCTGCCACGGATTGTAGTAGTTGATGATGAACGCGTAATTTTAGAATCATGGAAAGAAATTCTCGGTGACCAATACGAGGTTGTACTTTTTTCAGATGCAGTGGCTGCGCGCACATATTTTGAAGATAACGAGATTGACGTAGCTCTCTTAGATATTCGCATGCCTGGTATCGATGGTTTAACCCTACTTAATGATTTACGACGCTTGCAACCCGATACTGAGGTTATTGTAATTACCGGTCATGGTACTATTCAAACCGCCGTGTTGGCTATTCAATCCGGTGCTTATGATTTTCTTTGTAAACCTATTGAAGATCTTGATATCGCCGTACGCCGTGTTGATGGCGCCGTCGAACGCCGCCGCATGCGTCTGCTTAATAATACCTTGCGTAAACGTCTTGATGCTTTAAGCCCTTCAACAACAATGATAGGTGGAAGTCGCGCTCTGCATCGCGTTCGAGATCTAATCAATCAAATTGCCGATTCTACTGCACCAGTATTGATATGTGGGGAAAGTGGTACGGGTAAAGAATTAGCAGCGCGCGCTTTACATTCACAATCAAACCGTAGTAATGCCCCATTTGTGGCAGTCAATTGTGGCGCTATGACCGAAACACTTATTGATAGTGAATTATTCGGCCATGAACGCGGAGCTTTTACTGGCGCAATTGCCAGCCATCGTGGTTTATTTGAAGCAGCTAATACCGGCGTGCTCTTTCTCGATGAAATTGGTGATATCCCTATGCAAACACAAGTTCGTTTGCTGCGCGTTTTACAAGAAAACGAAGTGCGCCCAGTTGGTGCGGTAAAAAGCCGCAGCGTAAATGTCAGAGTAATAGCTGCTACCAACATCGATCTTGAACGTGCCATACATGAAGGGCGATTTCGCGAAGATTTATTTTATCGAATTTCCACTTTTCGTATGGAATTGCCGCCACTTCGAGAACGTCGTGAAGATATCCCACTTATTGCGCAATTTTTACTCGATAAAATTGCCCAAAAAAGCAACCTTGATGTGCATGGCTTCACTGACGAAGCACTGGCTGCTTTAGTAAAATACAGCTGGCAAGGCAATGTTCGCGAACTCAATAATGCCATTGAACATGCAGCTACCTTATGCAATTCTGATCGTATTGATGTAGCAGATTTACCATCCTTCGTTTCAGCCGGCGGCAGCCATACTAAACGACGCGCAACCATAGTTGCTGATTCGCCCACTATTGGCTCAGTTTCTAGCGCCCCATATAGCACTGCGCGGGCGCGATTGCTCGAAGATTTTGAACAACGATATCTTGCTGATTTATTAGCTACCACTGATGGTAATCTTTCTGAAGCGGCGCGTCGTTCTGGTATCGACCGTTCAAACCTTAGACGTATGCTAAAACGCTATCATATAAGTGCTCATGGATTTAAAAATGACATTGAGGGATAA
- a CDS encoding Rne/Rng family ribonuclease translates to MVNTLIINSNHTEVRLAVLKNGTPVELHVERRADRQVVGNVYRGRVVRVLPGMQAAFVDIGIERTGFLYVNDAIPRPAILANSDENDIAVDPDDEEDTDDTANTVDLTDTSEIYRSGKTFTPQRRGFRQAPLANIAEVLKTGQEILVQVQKEPLGQKGARLTRHIALPGRYLVLMPFTDHVGVSHRIAEPVERERLRDILASEQHNGIGFIVRTVAEEVDEIVLRREAKMLMQLWANIEKRGASGPVPSLIFEDFDLVLRAARDFFSEEVEKIICDSAEDHKRISDFMKKLYPDIESRLEVYRGRLPIFDHYGVEIEIARALDRRVWLKSGGYIIIDQAEALTAIDVNSGRFVGKSSLEDTITQINLEAVKEIAYQLRLRNIGGIIIIDFIDMTSADNREQVLNALALALEQDRAKTAIVRMSEIGLIEMTRKRVRDSLGNILTEDCPYCKGRGFVKSLATVAHELLRAIVRILVTSPSRRVHVSMSSSMAAYLYAATTAEIEQIETTYNTQIIPVARDSFHREHYEIVTD, encoded by the coding sequence ATGGTTAATACATTAATTATAAACTCGAATCATACTGAAGTACGTTTAGCAGTACTTAAAAATGGGACACCAGTTGAACTGCATGTTGAACGCCGTGCTGATCGCCAGGTAGTTGGTAATGTATACCGCGGTCGCGTAGTACGGGTCTTGCCCGGAATGCAAGCCGCCTTTGTAGACATTGGTATTGAACGTACTGGTTTTCTTTATGTTAATGACGCAATACCTCGTCCGGCTATCCTTGCAAATAGTGACGAAAATGACATTGCAGTGGATCCTGACGATGAAGAAGATACCGACGACACGGCAAACACCGTAGACCTTACTGATACTAGTGAGATCTACCGTTCAGGCAAAACGTTTACGCCGCAACGGCGAGGTTTTAGACAAGCGCCTTTAGCCAACATCGCTGAGGTATTAAAAACTGGGCAAGAAATACTAGTGCAGGTACAAAAAGAGCCTTTAGGACAAAAAGGTGCTCGTTTAACTCGTCACATTGCGCTGCCTGGTCGTTATTTAGTGCTGATGCCCTTTACTGATCATGTTGGTGTTTCTCATCGTATCGCCGAACCTGTTGAAAGAGAAAGACTGCGTGATATTTTAGCCTCAGAACAACATAATGGTATAGGTTTTATAGTACGAACGGTTGCTGAAGAAGTCGATGAAATCGTTTTACGTCGCGAAGCAAAAATGCTGATGCAGTTGTGGGCTAACATTGAAAAACGTGGTGCTAGTGGGCCGGTACCCAGCTTAATTTTTGAAGACTTCGACTTAGTCTTACGAGCCGCACGTGATTTTTTCAGTGAAGAAGTTGAAAAAATAATTTGCGATTCTGCAGAAGATCATAAACGCATCAGCGATTTTATGAAAAAACTCTATCCTGATATTGAATCTCGTTTAGAGGTTTATCGCGGTCGCTTACCAATTTTTGATCATTATGGAGTCGAAATTGAAATTGCTCGCGCTTTAGATCGTAGAGTTTGGCTTAAAAGTGGTGGTTACATTATCATTGATCAAGCCGAAGCGCTAACGGCTATCGACGTAAATTCTGGCCGTTTTGTTGGCAAAAGTAGCCTCGAAGATACCATTACCCAAATCAATCTCGAAGCCGTTAAAGAAATAGCATATCAATTAAGGTTACGTAATATTGGCGGTATTATCATCATCGACTTTATTGATATGACTAGCGCTGATAATCGTGAACAAGTTCTTAATGCCTTGGCGCTTGCTCTTGAACAAGACCGCGCTAAAACAGCTATTGTACGTATGAGTGAAATCGGCCTTATTGAAATGACGCGCAAACGAGTACGTGACAGTCTTGGCAATATACTTACTGAAGATTGCCCCTATTGCAAAGGTCGCGGGTTTGTTAAAAGTCTAGCAACTGTGGCGCATGAATTATTGCGTGCTATTGTACGCATATTAGTAACTTCACCTAGTAGGCGTGTACATGTTAGCATGAGTTCGTCAATGGCTGCTTATCTTTATGCTGCGACCACCGCAGAAATTGAACAGATTGAAACGACTTATAATACTCAGATCATTCCAGTAGCACGTGATAGTTTTCATCGCGAACACTACGAAATTGTCACTGATTAG
- a CDS encoding MFS transporter → MLDHLTKSQKSLYYALLLNFITIGISVTIFGATLPQIIDGFHWNTLIVGFLMAVSALGSFLASVACGHLMQRFSNKLLLVIGLSILSGSLILFGKWPAIAINTLMLFLLGAGTGIAEVITNTVVVRMEKPGESRLMNFMHAGFCIGAACGPFAIGILTKISVSFSSFFSGAGVMVFGICILVLLQTFAQPSATNSGSDSKSNDDGKLPWHHPLFWALIIAMFLYVGVELTYNGWIAEFAARYRDFTNSQAAWMVSLFWIGLLAGRLLLSFVIKPRRQNLTLALLASASVVFYTATVFLTSPSALGPLYTWACVFLTGLFFSGCYPIIVSILGEEYQGNSTAIGICTSAASLGALIFPFATGAIASAISLPTTILMIAGVDAGLAMTAILITLSRRYRPNR, encoded by the coding sequence ATGCTTGATCATTTAACCAAAAGTCAGAAGTCGCTATATTATGCTTTACTTTTAAACTTTATTACCATTGGTATTTCAGTAACGATCTTTGGCGCAACTCTACCACAAATTATCGATGGTTTTCATTGGAATACTCTCATTGTTGGTTTTCTTATGGCGGTAAGCGCTTTAGGAAGTTTTCTCGCTTCTGTGGCATGTGGCCATCTCATGCAGCGTTTCAGCAATAAATTGCTGCTCGTTATTGGCCTTTCAATACTTAGTGGCAGTCTAATACTGTTTGGCAAATGGCCAGCAATAGCCATTAACACACTTATGCTATTTCTGCTGGGCGCCGGTACTGGTATCGCTGAAGTGATCACTAATACCGTTGTAGTTCGCATGGAAAAACCAGGTGAAAGTCGCTTAATGAATTTTATGCATGCCGGTTTTTGTATCGGTGCGGCATGTGGTCCTTTTGCAATTGGTATTCTCACTAAAATAAGCGTTTCTTTTAGCAGTTTTTTCTCTGGTGCCGGAGTCATGGTATTTGGCATTTGTATTTTAGTTTTATTACAAACCTTCGCGCAACCTAGCGCGACCAATTCAGGATCAGATTCAAAATCAAATGATGATGGCAAATTGCCGTGGCATCATCCACTTTTTTGGGCGTTAATTATTGCGATGTTTCTCTATGTCGGAGTTGAACTAACATATAATGGATGGATTGCCGAATTTGCTGCTCGTTATCGTGATTTTACTAATTCTCAAGCCGCCTGGATGGTATCACTATTTTGGATCGGTCTTTTGGCGGGCCGATTATTACTCTCTTTTGTAATTAAACCTAGACGTCAAAATTTAACCTTAGCTTTATTAGCTTCAGCAAGTGTCGTTTTTTATACCGCCACAGTTTTTCTAACCTCACCAAGCGCTTTAGGCCCGCTATACACCTGGGCATGTGTTTTTCTCACCGGCTTGTTTTTCTCAGGATGTTATCCGATTATAGTTAGTATTCTAGGCGAAGAATATCAAGGCAACTCAACTGCGATCGGTATTTGCACTTCAGCAGCATCACTTGGAGCACTCATTTTTCCATTTGCTACTGGGGCTATCGCATCAGCAATAAGTTTGCCTACCACTATACTTATGATCGCTGGTGTTGATGCCGGGCTAGCAATGACTGCGATCTTAATTACTTTATCACGCCGATATCGTCCTAACAGATAA
- a CDS encoding DUF3375 domain-containing protein, with product MDLQELEALRRNHPGWRLLAADHAPLIISFLYRSFILPNIRTIKEEELTSKLDDYLFHLREINGDIIYPRSASEYLNDWTTANRGWLRKYYPIDSDEVHFDLTPATEKTIEWLASLQHRPFVGTESRLRMVFDLLRQLIEGTKTDPKERLADLKRRQEQLVTEIQRVHDGHIDMMDEIQVKDSFLQMANTARGLLSDFREVEQNFRDLDRSLREHIATWEGNKGDLLDQIFGEHDAISDSDQGRSFRAFWDFLMSPARQEELSKLLEQAFALKPVRSLTPDPRLLRVHFDWLEAGEVTQRTVAKLSSELRRFLDDKVWLENRRIMQIIRDIEHHALALRNCPPSGNFIELDAQTPAVKLAMEQPLFSIPFKPHITEQIILKGEGVIDDRLFDHTYVNHTELQKRIRRVLQTRNQISLAQLTELYPLEHGLSELVTYLGLASNDSSAIIDDKVKETIVWHDNDEHDSGDGLQLKRQATLPLVIFSR from the coding sequence ATGGATTTGCAAGAACTAGAAGCATTACGGCGAAATCATCCAGGTTGGCGTCTGTTGGCCGCTGATCATGCACCATTAATTATTAGTTTTTTATACCGTAGTTTTATTCTGCCAAACATTCGCACCATAAAAGAAGAAGAGTTAACATCTAAGCTTGATGATTATTTATTTCATCTACGTGAAATAAATGGTGATATTATTTATCCGCGATCTGCCTCAGAGTACCTTAATGATTGGACAACTGCTAATCGAGGATGGTTACGCAAATATTATCCAATTGACAGTGATGAAGTTCATTTTGATCTTACCCCCGCTACTGAGAAAACTATTGAGTGGTTAGCGAGTTTACAACATCGACCATTTGTTGGTACCGAATCACGTCTACGTATGGTTTTTGATTTATTACGTCAATTAATCGAAGGCACCAAAACAGATCCTAAAGAACGACTTGCAGATCTAAAACGTCGTCAAGAGCAATTAGTAACAGAGATACAACGAGTTCATGACGGTCACATCGATATGATGGACGAGATACAAGTTAAAGATAGCTTTTTGCAAATGGCCAACACTGCTCGTGGATTACTTTCAGATTTTCGCGAAGTAGAGCAAAACTTTCGTGATCTCGATCGTTCTCTACGTGAGCATATTGCTACTTGGGAGGGCAATAAGGGTGATTTACTTGATCAAATTTTTGGCGAACATGATGCGATTAGTGATTCTGATCAAGGCCGTAGCTTTCGTGCTTTTTGGGATTTTTTAATGTCGCCAGCACGACAAGAAGAACTCTCAAAGCTACTTGAGCAAGCCTTTGCACTCAAACCGGTACGTTCACTTACCCCTGACCCACGACTTTTACGCGTTCATTTTGATTGGCTCGAAGCTGGCGAAGTAACTCAACGTACAGTTGCAAAATTATCATCTGAGTTACGTCGTTTTCTTGATGATAAGGTATGGCTAGAAAACCGACGCATTATGCAAATCATTCGCGATATTGAACATCATGCGCTTGCGCTACGTAATTGTCCGCCATCAGGTAATTTTATTGAACTTGATGCGCAAACACCTGCTGTCAAGTTGGCAATGGAACAGCCACTTTTTTCGATACCCTTTAAACCACATATTACTGAGCAAATTATTTTAAAGGGTGAAGGCGTTATTGACGATAGACTTTTTGATCATACTTATGTAAATCATACCGAGCTGCAAAAACGTATTCGTCGTGTTTTACAAACACGTAACCAAATTTCATTAGCTCAACTTACTGAGTTATATCCGCTTGAGCATGGCCTTAGTGAGCTAGTTACATATCTTGGTTTGGCTTCTAATGATAGCTCAGCAATTATTGATGATAAAGTTAAAGAGACTATCGTATGGCATGATAACGATGAGCATGATAGCGGTGACGGCTTACAACTAAAGCGGCAAGCAACCTTACCGCTTGTAATCTTTAGTCGATAA
- a CDS encoding DUF4194 domain-containing protein, whose protein sequence is MNVEQANKNIKNESNSSYSFSVVLITLMKGITYRDNDNNLWQSLINMQSRVREHIALMGLELIIDDAEGYAYLRQHSPVDGEAELPRLVPRRPLPYAVSLLLVLLRQKLIESDAQGADSRLILNREQIIDLMRVFLADSGNEARLVDRIDTLINKVIDLGFIRRLRSNENEIEVKRILKAFVDAQWLNEFEQRLAEYREHSTLNI, encoded by the coding sequence ATGAATGTCGAGCAAGCTAATAAAAACATAAAAAATGAATCTAATAGTAGTTACTCATTCTCTGTGGTGTTAATTACTTTAATGAAAGGCATCACCTACCGCGACAACGACAATAACCTGTGGCAATCATTAATTAATATGCAAAGCCGTGTACGTGAGCATATCGCACTAATGGGGCTAGAGCTTATCATTGATGATGCAGAGGGTTATGCGTATTTACGCCAACACTCGCCTGTTGACGGCGAGGCTGAATTGCCAAGGCTAGTGCCACGTCGTCCCCTTCCTTATGCGGTTAGTTTGCTATTAGTTCTTTTGCGCCAAAAATTGATTGAAAGTGATGCCCAAGGGGCTGACTCTCGTCTAATTTTAAACCGCGAGCAGATAATAGATCTTATGCGTGTTTTTTTAGCCGATAGCGGTAACGAGGCTCGCTTAGTTGATCGCATTGATACACTTATTAATAAAGTTATTGATTTGGGTTTTATACGCCGCTTGCGAAGCAATGAAAATGAGATTGAAGTCAAACGTATTCTTAAAGCCTTTGTTGATGCACAGTGGTTAAATGAATTTGAGCAACGCTTAGCCGAGTATCGTGAGCATAGTACACTTAATATTTAA
- a CDS encoding ATP-dependent exonuclease SbcCD, C subunit-like protein: MTVIVNQNSELLLDFSDTDEHSGFRLVQLEVYNWGTFHHHIWQLNLNSANTLLTGDIGSGKSTLVDAITTLLVPPQKLTFNKAAGAEVRERTLRSYVLGYYKTERSETSLSARPVALREANDYSVILCVFFNKGYNQYVTLAQVFWSKDLEGQPARFFIVAESPFTISKHFSDFGSDISELRKRLKKLSCTEVFDAFSHYSASFRRRFGIENEQALELFNQTVSMKSVGNLTDFVRQHMLEAFAVEERVKALIAHYDDLNRVHAAVLKAEAQITQLTPIVNDCNRHAALTEDEKAQRACRDAIMPYFASLKVKLLDKRLRNLNSEIEQLGYQIDAKSQERRDQQIQRDELKSAINANGGDRLERIKATINERTEKKAVRQKRAAQYERLARVLEMPIATNAEIFIANRHSIENERITTTLKEAQHQNDRTEVEVEFRTLKTQHEEINREINSLKQRRSSIPLRNLDLRTKLCEELNLTDEALPFAGELLQVHEDAHIWEGAIERVLHNFGLSLLVRDTEYSRVAEWVNNTHLGSRLVYYRIHLNVGVSDTGNWPPTSLMHKIAIRPDSEFYNWLEAEILRRFNYTCCDTLDQFRREKMAITSAGQIKGAGERHEKDDRCHINDRSRYILGWSNNAKINALEIKANSLEQHMQIAAKRINSLQAAQRAISERLTNLEKLDIFDNFYDIDWRPLAIEIEALDHERRELEEESDILRTLESRLVNLEQAINTTEATLDNDRRELGIAKHKQQQYLNDQEQCELQLSTATNEILERDFPRLELLRAQALGEHTLSVESCANRERELHAWLQREIDAITRKLERLQEKIVAAIQAFRHDYPAETQEIDASINASDELTKMLKRLCDDDLPRFKGRFKELLNENTIREIANFQSQLHRERQTIKERIELINRSLMAIDYNPGRYIRLEMHPAIDIEIRDFQTDLRACTEGTLTGSDETEYSEAKFIQVKHVIERFRGREGSSEIDRRWTHKVTDVRNWFNFSASERWREDDREQEHYTDSGGKSGGQKEKLAYTILAASLAYQFGLEHGVKRSRSFRFVVIDEAFGRGSDESARYALKLFNSMNLQLLIVTPLQKIHVIEPFVANVGFIHSEEGKFSKLHCLTIEEYRAERQARQVTGKLLLEI; the protein is encoded by the coding sequence ATGACAGTAATTGTAAATCAGAATTCTGAGTTGTTGCTCGACTTTTCTGATACTGATGAGCATAGTGGCTTTCGGCTAGTACAATTAGAAGTTTATAATTGGGGTACTTTTCATCATCATATATGGCAATTAAATCTAAACAGCGCTAACACTTTACTTACTGGTGATATAGGTTCGGGCAAATCAACATTGGTTGATGCTATAACCACATTACTTGTGCCCCCACAAAAGCTTACTTTTAACAAGGCTGCAGGTGCCGAAGTACGCGAGCGCACGTTACGTTCGTATGTGCTTGGTTATTACAAAACTGAACGCAGTGAAACCAGTTTATCTGCGCGTCCTGTGGCGCTGCGTGAAGCAAACGACTACTCGGTCATTCTTTGTGTTTTTTTTAATAAAGGTTACAATCAATACGTCACTTTAGCGCAAGTGTTTTGGAGTAAAGATCTCGAAGGACAACCAGCGCGATTTTTTATTGTTGCTGAATCACCATTTACTATTAGTAAACATTTTTCAGACTTTGGTTCTGATATTAGTGAGCTACGCAAACGTTTAAAAAAGTTATCGTGTACTGAAGTCTTCGATGCTTTTTCACATTATAGCGCATCTTTTCGTCGTCGCTTTGGTATCGAAAATGAACAAGCGCTTGAGTTGTTTAACCAAACCGTATCAATGAAATCTGTTGGTAATCTTACTGACTTTGTTCGCCAGCATATGCTTGAAGCATTCGCCGTGGAAGAACGCGTTAAGGCGTTGATTGCTCACTATGATGATCTTAATCGGGTACACGCTGCGGTGCTTAAAGCCGAAGCACAAATTACTCAACTTACACCAATCGTCAATGATTGTAACCGTCACGCAGCATTAACTGAAGATGAAAAAGCGCAACGAGCTTGTCGTGATGCAATAATGCCATACTTTGCTAGTCTAAAGGTTAAGTTACTTGATAAGCGTTTGCGCAACCTTAATAGTGAAATTGAACAACTAGGTTATCAAATTGATGCAAAAAGCCAAGAGCGACGTGATCAGCAAATACAACGTGATGAGCTTAAAAGTGCTATAAATGCTAATGGTGGTGATCGTCTTGAGCGTATCAAAGCTACAATAAACGAAAGAACTGAAAAAAAAGCTGTACGACAAAAACGCGCTGCACAATATGAACGATTAGCCCGTGTTTTAGAAATGCCAATAGCGACTAATGCTGAAATATTTATTGCTAACCGCCATAGTATTGAAAATGAACGTATTACAACCACCCTAAAAGAAGCGCAGCACCAAAATGACCGTACTGAAGTAGAGGTTGAATTTAGAACTTTAAAAACCCAACATGAAGAAATCAATCGCGAGATTAATTCGTTAAAACAACGACGCAGTAGCATACCATTACGCAATTTAGATTTACGTACCAAGTTATGTGAAGAACTCAATTTAACCGACGAAGCGCTGCCTTTTGCTGGCGAATTATTGCAAGTGCATGAAGACGCCCATATTTGGGAAGGTGCAATTGAACGAGTGCTGCATAATTTTGGTCTTTCTTTGTTAGTCCGCGACACTGAATATAGTCGGGTCGCCGAGTGGGTTAACAACACGCATTTAGGTAGTCGCTTAGTCTATTATCGCATACATTTAAATGTTGGCGTTAGCGACACTGGCAATTGGCCGCCAACATCGTTGATGCATAAAATAGCAATTCGCCCTGACAGTGAATTTTATAACTGGTTAGAGGCTGAAATTCTTCGACGTTTTAATTATACCTGTTGCGATACACTAGATCAGTTTCGTCGCGAAAAAATGGCTATCACTAGCGCTGGTCAAATTAAAGGTGCTGGTGAACGCCATGAAAAAGATGATAGATGCCATATTAATGATCGCTCGCGTTATATACTTGGTTGGTCAAATAACGCAAAAATAAATGCATTAGAAATAAAAGCAAACTCTCTTGAACAACATATGCAAATCGCTGCCAAACGAATAAATTCTTTGCAAGCAGCACAACGAGCGATTAGTGAACGCTTAACAAATTTAGAAAAACTCGATATCTTTGACAATTTTTACGATATAGATTGGCGACCACTAGCTATTGAGATTGAAGCGTTAGACCATGAACGTCGTGAACTTGAAGAAGAGTCAGATATACTGCGAACATTAGAATCGCGGCTTGTAAATTTAGAGCAAGCGATAAACACAACCGAAGCAACACTTGATAATGACCGCCGAGAGCTTGGTATAGCTAAACATAAACAACAACAATATTTAAATGATCAAGAGCAGTGCGAATTACAGCTCAGCACAGCTACTAATGAGATACTTGAGCGTGACTTTCCTCGTCTTGAATTACTGCGTGCTCAGGCATTAGGTGAACACACTTTGAGTGTTGAATCATGCGCCAATCGTGAACGCGAGCTGCATGCGTGGTTGCAACGCGAAATTGATGCTATAACGAGAAAGCTTGAACGTCTGCAAGAAAAAATTGTTGCCGCGATACAAGCATTTCGTCATGATTACCCAGCCGAAACACAAGAGATAGATGCCAGTATCAATGCTTCTGATGAGCTTACTAAAATGCTTAAGCGTCTATGTGATGATGACCTGCCACGCTTTAAGGGCCGCTTTAAAGAGTTGTTAAACGAAAATACTATTCGTGAGATTGCCAATTTTCAATCACAATTACATCGTGAACGTCAGACCATTAAAGAGCGTATTGAACTTATTAATAGATCTCTAATGGCTATTGACTATAATCCTGGCCGCTACATTCGCCTTGAAATGCATCCTGCAATAGATATTGAAATACGTGATTTTCAGACAGATCTTCGCGCATGTACCGAAGGCACTCTTACTGGTTCTGATGAAACAGAATACTCTGAAGCCAAATTTATCCAGGTAAAACATGTCATTGAACGCTTTCGTGGACGTGAAGGTTCAAGTGAAATTGATCGACGTTGGACACATAAAGTTACCGATGTACGCAACTGGTTTAACTTTTCGGCCTCAGAGCGTTGGCGTGAAGATGACCGCGAGCAAGAACATTACACTGACTCGGGTGGTAAATCAGGTGGTCAAAAAGAAAAACTTGCTTACACCATTCTTGCTGCAAGCCTTGCATACCAGTTTGGCTTAGAGCACGGCGTTAAACGCTCACGTTCTTTTCGTTTTGTGGTCATTGACGAAGCATTTGGTCGCGGCTCTGATGAATCAGCACGCTACGCACTCAAGTTATTTAATAGCATGAATCTACAATTGTTGATTGTCACACCATTACAAAAAATTCACGTCATCGAACCTTTTGTCGCTAACGTAGGTTTTATTCATAGTGAAGAAGGAAAATTTTCAAAATTGCATTGTTTAACCATTGAAGAGTATCGGGCAGAACGACAAGCACGACAAGTGACGGGGAAATTATTATTAGAAATTTAA
- a CDS encoding winged helix-turn-helix transcriptional regulator, with translation MKNTAIFFKVLADEARLQILWLLNNYNELCVCDIMAVLKITQSKASRHLATLVHAKLIKCRKDGLWSYYTLLPADDELIGDQLKTLMTNLSNRSEATALLTKLLAQLQSKKQVGSCVKKRKCKSTKSSLKNMPVIKPIKLCTKSAATTKRKNKW, from the coding sequence ATGAAAAATACCGCTATTTTTTTTAAAGTTCTTGCTGATGAAGCTCGGCTACAAATCTTATGGCTTTTAAATAACTATAATGAGCTTTGTGTTTGTGACATTATGGCCGTGCTAAAAATCACTCAGTCTAAAGCTTCGCGTCACCTCGCAACTCTTGTGCACGCCAAACTTATAAAATGTCGCAAAGATGGTTTGTGGTCTTATTACACTCTGTTGCCAGCAGACGATGAACTGATCGGCGACCAATTAAAAACTTTAATGACAAATTTAAGTAATCGCAGTGAAGCTACCGCATTGTTAACTAAACTGCTTGCACAATTGCAAAGTAAAAAACAAGTTGGGTCATGTGTAAAAAAACGCAAATGCAAAAGCACCAAATCTTCGCTTAAAAATATGCCCGTTATAAAACCAATTAAGTTATGCACTAAATCGGCTGCGACCACGAAAAGAAAAAATAAATGGTAA